The stretch of DNA CCCAGACCCGAGAGGCTGCGCTTGGTCGTGTAGCCATAGAGCGACAGGCCGGCAAAGGCCGCCGCGGTGGCAAAGAAGGTCGTGGCGATCGAACCGCCCGTATAGACCAGGAACACCGACGAGAGCGACAGGCCCATCAGCACCGAGAAGGCCCAGAACATTGCCTGCAGCGTCCCGGTGCTGAAGCGGTTGGCGCCGAGGCTCATCGCAAAGACGATCGCGAGCGGCGAAAGCGCGACGATCCAGCGCAGGATACCGCCGGTGAAGATCGCCGCAGCCGTGCCGCTGGTGAAGGCCAGCAGCGCGACGATCCCGGTCAGCAGGATGCCCGAAGTCATGTAATTGTAGATCGAGAGCATATGCTTGCGCAGACCCTCGTCATAGCTCACGCGGCCGGCGACATCGCCCCCGGCGCGGGGCACGGAGCCCATACGCTGCGCATTGCGCGAGGTGTCATTCCAGTCAGCCATTGTGAAACCCTTAGCCTTTCGTAACGGAGCGCGGAAAAGCCCGCGCTCTCCAATGGGGCGAATATCGGTGTTTGTTCGCCGCTTTTCAAGCGAAACCGGCTTGCAA from Porphyrobacter sp. YT40 encodes:
- a CDS encoding Bax inhibitor-1/YccA family protein, which produces MADWNDTSRNAQRMGSVPRAGGDVAGRVSYDEGLRKHMLSIYNYMTSGILLTGIVALLAFTSGTAAAIFTGGILRWIVALSPLAIVFAMSLGANRFSTGTLQAMFWAFSVLMGLSLSSVFLVYTGGSIATTFFATAAAFAGLSLYGYTTKRSLSGLGSFLIMGVIGLIVASVINLFLQSPAFYYAISFIGVLIFAGLTAYDTQRLKNEYEYLRGTEFAGKAVILGALSLYLDFINMFQFLLSFLGSRE